One Gossypium hirsutum isolate 1008001.06 chromosome A08, Gossypium_hirsutum_v2.1, whole genome shotgun sequence genomic window, caaaatggtAAACAACAGTGTGTTCATGGTTTGGCATGTTCTACAATCTACTAATTGATCTTGTTAGataaaccaatttaaatttccctttttttttctttactgctTCATCTCGTAATGTGGAGCAAAGTCAAGTTTCAAtgcttttttagtttttttttttttattaaggtGAAAGGAAATAATAAGGAAAAGCCAAAGTAAATTccatgcaatttttttaaaaaaaaaccttgtaGTTGACGAGTCAGAAAGGTTAGGCCCAGAGTCAAGATAAGGAaagagtagataaattcatatataGTTGGTGTTTTTGTTCAGTTGTTTTTGTAAAAGAAGGGAAATTACGACAAGAAAGAACAGCGGGGGAATTGAACAAGAATGATGTTTTTATATATAGGTTAGGACAGCAAAACACCCTGTATTTTAATTCGTCAGAATATTAACCTATCCCATTTAAAGCTTTGATGGTTAATATTTGACCACCAATGTTGAAAGTTTTAAAAACGGAAAAGCTTCAACTCATTTTAACCTTCTCATTCTTTCCCTACTTTGCTTCCTTTGCACTCATGGAATGTCTCCCTGGAATCCTTATTGTTTGGTCCCTTTTCTGTTGATTTAcacctcttttcttttaattttaatacgAATAAAATTTCAGGTTTTAAGAGTTTAttcaaatcaattttaaatttaatcgaaATTCAATATGAATCCACTAGAGACAGGATGTAAGATTGTACATTGTTAAGGTCCTGAATACTTTCCAATATATTTGGGTTATAGTATGAAATGTCAAATTTATTTGTGGGTTGATTCAGACATTGGACCAAACAAAACAATCAAGTAGAGGGGACAATTATCTCTgaatatgatattataatttggAGACTCAAGAAAGAAATGTCAAGAAAAAGGATGTGAATTTCAATCACTCACGCTTTGATTCGATGTAATTGTATATACTTTGTAAAAGTTGGTAATATTTTAGGCAATCCGAGAAAACCAGGAAATTTCTGGTTGTGGAATCACACCTCTAAAGTAAGGAGTCCATTTCTTACATTTATTAATTCTTGTCattttttataatacataaataCCTGATAATTACAGTATTGTTTGGTTCTCCTTGTCGTTTTATATGACTTTTCCAACCTCATTAAGTTTACTATCTCAATGAAATAACTATAATTCCTTCCTTCTTATTAAGTAAACTTTATCGGgagaaatttttaataattgtagGTATTATTCTCGTAGGGCTAATGGAGGGAGAACATCTCAATTGATGGAAATGATTTATAATGCTCCCCACTCAATTTGATAATTAATGCTATCCATTATACTAACACCTCTCTTGTCTCTATATCTTCATGGATTAAGGGCTCTCGGAGACAAAACTCCCAACAATTGTCTAAAGATTGAATCCAGAATCAATGTCAACGATAAACTTAAACACAAATCCTTCATCGCTCAACTTAGTTCACGTTACCTAAATAAGTCAGTCAATTGTTTTTGAATTAATGGGTAATGACTAAAAACGTTTACTTTTACATGTGTTAGCGTTTGAAGGGGTGTAGTTAGATACTAGATAATCTAATCCACTCATGAGTCCAAGTCAAGCAATCTAGATAAGATAGAAAAATAAGCATAACAGTGAAAAATAAGCCATCCTTTTAGGCTTCTGACTTGTGAGCAGCATCGACATAATGGATTAGTTTAAAAGGTGGGGCAAATCCCAGCAAGCTAGCTTAATATAGAATCCCATAATATAATATATGCTCATTTCACCATCTTCCACAGGAGGTATTCCGCCTGAGAAATTAGGCTAgtcattttaaatgaaaaaaacgaGGGTTGGAGAAAGCGTAAAGAGGTAGGTTTAGTAGGGGGGTTGAGGCCCATTGCTTTAATTCCTACATTCTCCCACTTTTCACCATTTGGATTGGATTTCTGCTATTAAAGGACGATGAGCTTTTATATACTTATTACTTATGGTTTAATCATCCTCTATTCATCCTGCAGTTAACATTTTTTGTAAATATGAGACCTTGGTATAATCATAAGCACTATGCAACCGAGATTTCAGTTTGATTTTGCTGATTATTTCATTcagttcaattaattaaaatatatttataatttatattatatgattatGGTCTTTAATTAAAAATTCTTGGCAAAGATTCTCTTTTTCCAACAAAAGGAGAAGACAGGCATCATATGGAATACCAACAATCCAAAACCCAGCAACATAAATAGATCCTCTAAATTGTAACAATGGGAGATTTCAAAAACAACAAAACTATGGTTtccatcaaaataaaacaattaaaccaAAAACCAACCAAAGTTCATACAGTGAAACACACACCTCAACACTACAATTTTTGCCATTTCAAAAGCTAACCTCTCACATGGCTGTAAAAGCTTTCTTCCCACCACCGGAAGACCCCGCCGGAATGACCTTTAGCACATTGAACCTCACCGTCTTCGACAAAGGCCTGCaacaaagttgtttcataagTTGAGATCGGGGAACAATTGTGGCAGTAAATATGTAAAGGATAAAATGCAATCAAACAACAAACCTGCATTGCCCGATTATAACATGATCTCCTTCTTTAACACGAAAGCAGGGGGATATATGAGCTGGGATATTGCTGTGCCTTTTCTCGTATCTGAAACAATTGTGATACCATATTGAATGACATCAATGAGGGCTTTTCATATATGTGGATAACATTCTtttgtaaaaactaaaatatcTAGCAAATCAatggaaatattaaaaaaaaaaggcatcTTGCCTTTGGTATTTCTTGATGTAGTGAAGGTAGTTCCTTCGGACGATAATAGTCCTTACCATTTTTGCACTATGGCAAGTACCGGCAAGGATACGGCCTCTAATAGAAACAGTGCCAGTAAATGGGCATTTCTTATCAATATATGTTCCTGGACAACATTGAAATCCAATGTAAGTGTCAACAAATGCAATTGTAGAAAGGGTGAGGGGAAGCAGACATGAAATAGTACGATGAAAATGAATCTACAAATGGCTAGACATCCATAAAAATTATGGATGCCCCATGGTTCTATGACATGAACTGTTTTGAGTAAAGGTAAGATCACAGAAACATGTTAGCCAAAAACATGGCCTCCACAGTGTAATCACATCGGTCAGACAAAACCCCAAAAGAAAGCATCTAACATGAAGTGCAATAAACTTACTATATCAATGCCCTAAAACAGTTCCAAGCAGAAAACAGAGTAAAATGGTGATGAATGTTGTCCCGAAATCTCCGAAAAGAACAACATAGTTAGATTATCTagtttaacaataaaaaatatagcAGAGAACAAGTACTTCCCATTACACATATTCAGTGGTGAACACAAGGAAGCATGGCTAAGAAGAATATATTCTAATTGCCAAATCAAATAACAATATGCAGGCAAAATAGTAATGATAAGGAAGAGCAAAGCAAAGCAAACCTTCAATGGCCTCTCTGGGTGTCTTAAAGCCTAACCCAATGCTTTTCCAGAAGCGATTCCCGCCCTTTCCAGGTCTCTTTCCTTTCCCATTTTTTTTAGAGCTGATAGAGGTATTAGAAGGTCTGAGTAAGATGAATTAGCAACAAAGTAAAACATATATAACAATGGAAGAAGCTAGTTCACCTTAAAAACACCTTGGGTTGTTTGAGAAATGCTTTCTCCGTCTAATATACAATAAAAAGAAAGATCAAAGCagtttcaaaacataaaaatgagaCAGATAAAAGGCAGCGAAAGAGGAATGTGGACCTGTTCCGCCATGGCTGAGGATTGAAAGGACTACCCGATACTCTGCAAAGACACAGCACAAAAACCCTAATGGCAGGAGGCTGCAACGCAACCGTCCACTTTATATATGCATATGGGCTTTCATTTGCAAATTTCAGTTCTCTGCTTATGGGCTATTATTGGGTCGAGTTACAAATAGTCATCGTGTGGGTTGCCAATTTTCAGCCCACTTGGGGAACTATAAGGAATCCATCAATCTTGTCTTCACCTTTATTTCTTAATGAGCCAATACAACTTTTTAGTCTTGCAATTCAATCCAACTTGGATTTTTTTCAAGAATTGATGATGTGGCAGTACGAGATTGTGCCATGTcatctcttaaattttttttaaaaaaaatgttattaaattttttaagtaataataTAGTACGGTATTAAAATGTCACATCgtcaaattatttatattttccaAGTTCAAGAGGATATTGATATCAAAGTGGCCCTAAATGTCAAGTTCAAGGattaaatttccaaaaaaaattatcaaattattcacactaatcatatttaaattaggataaagaatttaaattaatctcaaactttaaaattttctaaaaaaattttaaagtatcagtattatatcaataaatttttttcatttacttaccgataaatttacatattaaatctgtgaaatatattaaaaacatgtCCTAAACACGTATGTAATTGTCGATTTACATGTTTGgttataacatatttaaaaaagaaacagatcacacttttattgattttttttaatatgtcaaaaaaaaaaacagtacgtgggataaatatatataaatttgagtGAATAGTGACGGTCCATGGAATAAAATATATAAAGCCCAAATATTTGGGCTGAGGGTTCCTATAAGCCCAGAATCAATA contains:
- the LOC107950790 gene encoding 40S ribosomal protein S11 produces the protein MAEQTEKAFLKQPKVFLSSKKNGKGKRPGKGGNRFWKSIGLGFKTPREAIEGTYIDKKCPFTGTVSIRGRILAGTCHSAKMVRTIIVRRNYLHYIKKYQRYEKRHSNIPAHISPCFRVKEGDHVIIGQCRPLSKTVRFNVLKVIPAGSSGGGKKAFTAM